The genomic segment AGATAACCAGGTGCTTGTTATAAGGGAGTGGTATGTAGGATAtgaaaaacaaatggagtgttTTAGATTTGCTAGTCTTGGATCCAAGTCTGGAATCTTCTGATACACTGGATGAGTAAGGCTGCGGGAAGGAAAATAGGGGGGATGTTTAAGAGTGTAAGGGAGGTCATCCTACCACCTGGGGGTGGAAAGGAGGGGAGGCATATGAAAATATTTGCGGAGGTTGATTTACAGCAGCCATTGGTAAGAGGAACAGCAGTGAAATTGAACAGAGAGATGGCCTGGATCGACTTCAGGTACGAACGCTGCCCAGATTTCTGCTATAAGTGCGGTATCATAGGACATGGAGATAAAAATTGCAGAAGGGAAGCGAGGGCAAACCAAGCTGGTAGGGAAGCACAGTATGGACCGTGGATGAGAGCAGGCAATATAATGTTATCCCCACTCAGGGGTGAAGCCGGAAAACATGTACAATCTAAGGGACAATATGATGGTTTGGGTGGAGGTGATTCAAGAGGGAATGAGGAAGGGATAGGGGAGAGAGTAGGTCAACAAGAGAGGATGAGACAGAACGTAGAGGAGGGGAGCAAAAGGGAGAAAGGAAAATAGGGAGAGGTAGGCAAGAGGGAGGAGGGCAAAAAGCTCTAGTCATTAGTGATAAGGAAAGGGAAACTTGTGTAACAAGGACAGAGGAGGTGAGGAGGGGTGATCAGGTTACTGGACTGGAAGTTCAAGTACAGGAGAAGGAGAAAATGACAGGGGAGATGGAAAGCCACATGGACTTCGAAATGCAGGGAGGAGAGGTGGGTGGTGTAGTAGAGGGAGGGATAGGAAATAGGGAGCATGTACGGGAGGTTGGAATAGGGGAGGGATAGGATAGAATGCTTTCTTTAGTTTCTGTGAAGGTGGAAGACAAGTGAAAAATACAAAAAGGGTTCCATAGGCTTAAAAGAACACCATTGGGAGAGTTAAACAAAAATACTCATATGGGAGATCTGgggggaaaaaggaagaaacccATAGTGAATGAGGAGGGAGAAATTATGGAGGAGGATGACGGAACACAGGAACAAAGTAGGAAGAAAAGTCAGAAAATGATTAAAATGAGGGAACTAGAGGCAATCCCATTGAAGACTCCACAGTGTAAATGAAGGTCTTGGTGTGGAATTGTCGAGGTGTGGGAGGACCCTTGACAATTCCCCAACTAAAGAAGATGGTACATCTCCACTTTCCAAGTGTGGGTTTTTTGGATGAGACAAAGAATCAGAAATCAGTCATAGAAAAGGttcagaaaaaaataaaattcgacAATTGCTGGGTGATCAATCCTAGTGGGAAAGCAGGAAGACTAGCTATGATGTGGAAGGAAGAAGTAGAAGTGATGAGTATGGACCAGGGGACTTTCTTCATAGGGATGAAACTGAGGGATAGGGAAACTGATTGTGAATGGTGGCTGGTGGGAGTTTATGCGAGTACAGATGAAAATATAAGGAAGGAGCAGTGGAAAACGTTAGAGCAAAAA from the Coffea arabica cultivar ET-39 chromosome 11e, Coffea Arabica ET-39 HiFi, whole genome shotgun sequence genome contains:
- the LOC140021196 gene encoding uncharacterized protein encodes the protein MKVLVWNCRGVGGPLTIPQLKKMVHLHFPSVGFLDETKNQKSVIEKVQKKIKFDNCWVINPSGKAGRLAMMWKEEVEVMSMDQGTFFIGMKLRDRETDCEWWLVGVYASTDENIRKEQWKTSGEEKWGGRRRHESSFKEFNRFIKENELIDLGFEGKPWTWCNQ